Proteins from a single region of Fusobacterium sp. SYSU M8D902:
- a CDS encoding GNAT family protein, which produces MIEIILRKMEEKDIQNLYNYIHLNYVKKYFPEKEREQWEAHKRWYSFVINSPTYLFYTIESLSREFLGTVKFEMVSKTGAIISVYLIEKVRGKGYSEEAIFNSIEELKFERPQIKKVYAYILEENEISKKAFIRLGFKSKGIKEYSGAEHLLYEKEIDQEERE; this is translated from the coding sequence TTGATAGAGATAATACTGAGAAAAATGGAAGAGAAGGATATCCAAAACTTATATAATTATATTCACTTGAATTATGTAAAAAAATATTTTCCTGAAAAAGAGAGGGAGCAATGGGAGGCACACAAAAGATGGTACTCCTTTGTAATAAATTCTCCTACCTATCTCTTTTATACTATTGAAAGTTTGAGTAGAGAGTTTTTAGGAACAGTTAAATTTGAGATGGTAAGTAAAACGGGAGCAATAATAAGTGTTTATTTAATAGAAAAAGTACGTGGAAAGGGGTATTCAGAAGAGGCTATTTTTAACAGTATTGAGGAGTTAAAATTTGAAAGACCTCAGATAAAAAAGGTTTATGCTTATATTTTAGAGGAGAATGAGATCTCTAAAAAAGCTTTTATAAGACTGGGGTTTAAATCAAAAGGAATAAAGGAATATAGCGGAGCTGAACATCTTTTGTATGAAAAAGAGATAGATCAAGAGGAAAGAGAATGA
- the thiD gene encoding bifunctional hydroxymethylpyrimidine kinase/phosphomethylpyrimidine kinase, which yields MKKPVLTIAGSDCSGGAGIQADLKTMTMNGVYGMSVITALTAQNTKGVTGILDVGVEFLKSQLDAVFNDIPPQAVKIGMLSSKVLIETISKYLKDQNVKNIVLDPVMVSTSGSKLIADEAIDTMCNELFPIATVITPNIPEAEILSGMEIKSSDDMMIAAKKIYDKYGCAVLCKGGHNLNDANDFLYNGENTRWFMGKRIDNPNTHGTGCTLSSAIASNLAKGMSLEKSIEKAKEYLSNALLEMLDLGEGRGPMDHGFLIKN from the coding sequence ATGAAAAAACCAGTACTTACAATTGCAGGTAGTGATTGTTCAGGTGGAGCAGGGATACAGGCAGACTTGAAAACAATGACAATGAATGGTGTCTATGGTATGAGTGTAATAACTGCTCTCACTGCTCAAAATACTAAAGGAGTAACAGGAATACTAGATGTTGGAGTGGAGTTTTTAAAATCCCAACTTGATGCAGTGTTTAATGATATACCACCTCAAGCTGTAAAGATAGGTATGTTATCATCAAAGGTATTAATAGAGACAATATCTAAATATCTAAAGGATCAGAATGTAAAAAATATAGTTTTAGATCCAGTTATGGTATCTACAAGTGGTTCAAAATTAATTGCAGATGAAGCTATAGATACAATGTGTAATGAGTTGTTTCCAATAGCTACTGTGATAACTCCAAATATTCCAGAGGCTGAAATTTTAAGTGGTATGGAGATTAAGAGTAGTGATGATATGATGATTGCTGCCAAAAAGATATATGATAAATATGGTTGTGCTGTCCTTTGTAAAGGGGGGCATAATTTAAATGATGCAAATGACTTTTTATACAATGGAGAAAATACAAGATGGTTTATGGGGAAAAGAATAGATAATCCCAATACCCATGGGACAGGTTGTACACTTTCTAGTGCAATAGCATCAAACCTTGCAAAAGGTATGAGCTTAGAGAAATCTATAGAAAAAGCCAAGGAGTATCTATCTAATGCATTGTTGGAAATGTTGGATCTAGGAGAGGGTAGAGGCCCTATGGATCACGGATTTTTAATAAAGAATTAA
- the tyrS gene encoding tyrosine--tRNA ligase, translated as MENKNVVDVLLERGYIKQFTHEDEIREALGKEKVTFYIGFDPTADSLHVGHFIAMMFMAHMQQHGHRPIALVGGGTAMIGDPSGRTDMRQMMTKETIAHNVACIKKQMEKFIDFTDGKAILENNADWLLGLNYVEFIRDIGAHFSVNRMLAAECFKQRMEAGLSFLEFNYMLMQGYDFLVLNKKYGCTMELGGDDQWSNMIAGVELIRKKEQKQAFAMTCTLLTNSEGKKMGKTAKGALWLDPAKTSPYEFYQYWRNVADADVEKCLALLTFVPMDEVRRLGALEGAEINQAKKVLAFEVTKLIHGEEEALKAQQGAEGAFGGGDMSNVPSIELSKDRVGMELLDFLVENKLIKSKGEGRKLVTQNGLTVADNKVADFAMKITDELFTDGEFVLKIGKKKIYRVVLN; from the coding sequence ATGGAAAATAAAAACGTAGTAGATGTATTATTAGAGCGTGGATACATCAAACAATTTACACATGAAGATGAAATAAGAGAAGCACTTGGGAAAGAGAAAGTTACATTTTATATTGGATTTGATCCAACAGCAGATAGTTTACATGTAGGTCACTTTATAGCAATGATGTTTATGGCTCATATGCAACAGCATGGACATAGACCGATTGCATTAGTTGGTGGTGGAACTGCTATGATAGGAGATCCTAGTGGAAGAACTGATATGAGACAGATGATGACAAAGGAAACAATAGCCCACAATGTTGCTTGTATAAAAAAACAGATGGAAAAATTCATTGATTTTACAGATGGAAAAGCAATTTTAGAGAACAATGCTGATTGGTTATTAGGATTAAATTATGTTGAGTTTATAAGAGATATTGGAGCACACTTCTCTGTAAATAGAATGTTGGCTGCTGAGTGTTTCAAGCAAAGAATGGAAGCTGGATTATCATTCTTAGAATTCAACTATATGTTAATGCAAGGTTATGATTTCTTAGTATTAAATAAAAAATATGGTTGTACAATGGAGCTTGGTGGAGATGACCAATGGTCAAATATGATAGCAGGAGTAGAGCTAATAAGAAAGAAAGAGCAAAAACAAGCTTTTGCAATGACTTGTACTCTTTTAACTAACAGTGAAGGTAAGAAAATGGGAAAAACTGCTAAAGGAGCATTGTGGTTAGATCCAGCTAAAACATCTCCATATGAGTTTTATCAATACTGGAGAAATGTTGCAGATGCTGACGTTGAGAAGTGTTTAGCACTATTGACATTTGTACCTATGGATGAAGTAAGAAGATTGGGAGCACTTGAAGGAGCAGAGATAAACCAAGCTAAGAAAGTATTAGCTTTCGAAGTTACAAAATTGATTCACGGAGAAGAGGAAGCTTTAAAAGCACAACAGGGAGCAGAGGGAGCATTCGGTGGTGGAGATATGAGCAATGTACCATCAATAGAGCTTTCAAAAGATAGAGTTGGAATGGAGTTACTAGACTTCTTAGTAGAGAACAAGCTTATAAAATCAAAGGGAGAGGGAAGAAAGCTAGTAACACAAAATGGATTGACAGTTGCTGATAATAAAGTTGCAGATTTTGCAATGAAGATAACAGATGAGCTATTTACAGATGGAGAATTTGTTTTAAAAATAGGTAAGAAAAAAATATACAGAGTAGTTTTAAACTAA
- a CDS encoding cysteine desulfurase family protein yields MKVYLDNNATTKMDSEVLEAMLPYLTEFYGNSSSLHLFGKETNKALTESRECIAKFLGVEADELIFTASGSESDNLAIRGIARAYKNRGKHIITSPIEHPAVKNTLKDLVEDGYEVTTIPVDHNGVLDIEALKAAIKDDTILITVMHANNEVGSFQPIEEIGKIAKEHRIIFHVDAVQTMGKLDIKPKEMGIDLLSFSGHKFYGPKGIAGLFWRNGVRFGKVLTGGGQEKKRRPGTSNIPAIVGMAKALEISYRDMGEEWKREEELRNYLEDEIVKRIPEVVVNAKDVKRLPGTSSITFKYLEGESILLSLSYKGIAVSSGSACSSDELQASHVLLAMGIQPEFAHGTIRFGIGKYNTKEEIDYVIESVVEVINKLRMISPLWNAYQAEK; encoded by the coding sequence ATGAAAGTTTATCTAGACAACAATGCAACTACAAAGATGGATAGTGAAGTTCTTGAGGCAATGTTACCATACCTTACTGAATTTTATGGAAATTCATCAAGTTTGCATCTTTTTGGGAAAGAAACAAATAAGGCACTAACAGAATCAAGAGAGTGTATTGCAAAGTTTTTAGGAGTTGAAGCAGACGAACTTATTTTTACGGCATCAGGAAGTGAATCTGATAACTTGGCTATAAGAGGAATTGCAAGAGCTTATAAGAATAGAGGAAAACACATTATAACAAGTCCAATAGAGCATCCAGCAGTAAAAAATACATTGAAGGATCTAGTAGAGGACGGATATGAAGTTACTACAATACCAGTTGATCACAATGGTGTACTAGATATAGAAGCTTTAAAAGCAGCAATAAAAGATGATACTATACTAATAACTGTTATGCACGCAAACAATGAAGTAGGATCTTTTCAACCAATAGAAGAGATAGGAAAAATTGCAAAAGAGCATAGAATTATATTCCACGTTGATGCAGTTCAGACAATGGGAAAATTAGATATAAAACCTAAAGAGATGGGAATAGATTTACTTTCTTTCTCTGGACATAAATTCTATGGACCTAAAGGAATAGCAGGATTGTTCTGGAGAAATGGAGTAAGATTTGGAAAAGTTCTTACAGGTGGAGGTCAAGAGAAAAAGAGAAGACCAGGAACATCTAATATACCAGCAATAGTTGGAATGGCTAAAGCACTTGAAATATCATATAGAGATATGGGAGAAGAGTGGAAAAGAGAAGAGGAGTTAAGAAACTATTTAGAGGATGAGATTGTAAAAAGAATCCCAGAAGTAGTTGTAAATGCTAAAGATGTAAAAAGATTACCAGGAACTTCAAGCATTACTTTTAAATATTTAGAGGGAGAGTCTATCCTTTTAAGTTTAAGTTATAAAGGAATTGCAGTAAGTTCAGGTTCAGCATGTTCTTCTGACGAATTACAAGCATCTCACGTACTATTAGCTATGGGAATTCAACCAGAGTTTGCTCATGGAACAATCAGATTTGGTATAGGAAAATATAATACAAAAGAAGAAATTGATTATGTAATTGAATCAGTTGTTGAAGTAATCAACAAATTGAGAATGATATCACCACTATGGAATGCATATCAGGCTGAAAAATAG
- the nth gene encoding endonuclease III, whose product MTKKERVKNILEELNKKFGKPKCALNYNTPFELLVAVILSAQCTDVRVNIVTSEMYKHVNTPEEFAQLPLEKIEEMIKSTGFYRNKAKNIKLCSQQLLEEYGGNIPQEMEKLVKLAGVGRKTANVVRGEIWGLADGITVDTHVKRLTNLIGLTKNDDPIKIEQDLMKIVPKDSWIDFSHYLILQGRDKCIARRPKCNECEILEFCKYGTEKIKKESKKGS is encoded by the coding sequence ATGACAAAAAAAGAGAGAGTTAAAAATATATTAGAAGAATTAAACAAAAAATTTGGAAAGCCTAAGTGTGCACTAAATTATAATACACCTTTTGAACTTTTAGTTGCTGTAATCCTTTCAGCCCAATGTACAGATGTCAGAGTAAATATTGTAACTAGTGAGATGTATAAGCATGTTAATACACCTGAGGAGTTTGCACAGTTACCACTAGAAAAGATAGAAGAGATGATAAAAAGTACAGGTTTTTATAGAAATAAGGCAAAAAATATAAAATTATGTAGTCAACAACTTCTTGAGGAATATGGTGGAAATATTCCTCAAGAGATGGAAAAATTAGTAAAATTGGCTGGAGTTGGAAGAAAGACAGCAAATGTAGTAAGAGGTGAGATATGGGGATTAGCTGATGGAATAACAGTGGATACCCATGTAAAAAGATTAACTAATTTGATAGGTTTGACTAAGAATGATGACCCAATTAAGATAGAGCAAGATCTTATGAAAATCGTACCCAAAGATAGCTGGATAGATTTCTCACACTACTTGATTTTACAAGGGAGAGATAAGTGTATAGCTAGAAGACCTAAATGTAATGAGTGTGAGATTTTAGAATTTTGTAAATATGGGACTGAAAAGATTAAAAAAGAGAGTAAAAAAGGGAGTTAA
- a CDS encoding Na+/H+ antiporter NhaC family protein, with protein MNNYFFKKFFSFLLLFFTLSICLFADNGTQYTPALYGTFWALVPPIIAIVLALITKEAYSSLFIGIVSGGVLYAGANLEKVTLHVLNDGLIAVLSDSNNVGIIIFLVILGTMVSLMNKAGGSKAFGIWASKKIKSRVGAQLATIILGCLIFIDDYFNCLTVGSVMYPITDKHNISRAKLAYLIDATAAPICIIAPVSSWAAAVSGFVPGEDGFAIFIKAIPYNFYALFTIIMLIMIAVSNSDYGPMKTHELNALNGDLFSDGREIVTPEELSEKDSHGSVLDLVVPIIFLIIFCITGMIYTGGFFAGTNFIEAFSNSVASQGLAIGSMFALILAIIFYVVRKSLTFKECMDSIPDGFKAMVPAILILTFAWSLKAMTDSLGAAPYVAHLMENVAGGLVNMLPAIIFLVGCGLAFATGTSWGTFGILIPIVVAVFENDPQMMIISISACMAGAVCGDHCSPISDTTIMASAGSQCNHVAHVYTQLPYALSVAAISFVSYVIIGYTKSWLIAFPVGVIGVITLLLLARKRAKN; from the coding sequence GTGAACAATTATTTTTTTAAAAAGTTTTTTTCATTTCTTTTATTATTTTTTACCCTTTCTATTTGTCTATTCGCTGACAATGGTACTCAATATACCCCTGCTTTATACGGGACATTTTGGGCATTAGTTCCACCAATTATCGCTATTGTACTCGCCTTGATTACAAAGGAGGCTTATAGTTCTCTTTTTATTGGAATTGTTTCAGGAGGAGTTCTTTATGCTGGTGCTAATCTTGAAAAAGTTACACTTCATGTTTTAAATGATGGTTTAATAGCAGTTCTCAGTGATTCAAATAACGTTGGTATAATAATATTCTTGGTTATTCTTGGAACAATGGTATCCTTGATGAATAAAGCTGGTGGATCAAAGGCTTTTGGAATCTGGGCAAGTAAAAAAATAAAGAGTAGAGTTGGAGCTCAACTTGCTACTATCATTTTAGGTTGTCTTATCTTTATTGATGACTATTTCAACTGTTTAACTGTTGGTAGTGTTATGTATCCAATTACAGATAAGCATAACATATCTCGTGCTAAATTGGCATATCTTATAGATGCCACTGCTGCACCTATATGTATAATAGCTCCTGTTTCATCTTGGGCTGCTGCTGTTAGTGGTTTTGTTCCAGGAGAGGATGGTTTTGCTATTTTTATCAAGGCTATTCCTTACAATTTCTACGCTTTATTCACTATAATTATGTTGATTATGATTGCTGTTTCAAACAGTGATTATGGACCTATGAAAACTCATGAACTCAATGCTTTAAATGGAGATCTCTTCTCAGATGGAAGGGAGATTGTTACTCCAGAAGAGTTAAGTGAGAAAGATTCACATGGAAGTGTTTTAGATCTAGTAGTTCCTATCATATTTTTAATCATATTCTGTATCACTGGTATGATATATACAGGTGGTTTCTTTGCAGGAACTAATTTCATTGAAGCATTTTCAAATAGTGTTGCTTCACAAGGTCTTGCAATTGGAAGTATGTTTGCTTTAATCTTAGCAATTATATTCTATGTTGTTAGAAAATCTTTAACTTTTAAAGAGTGTATGGATTCTATCCCAGATGGATTTAAGGCAATGGTTCCAGCTATATTGATTTTAACATTTGCTTGGAGCTTGAAAGCTATGACTGATAGTTTAGGTGCTGCTCCTTATGTAGCACATCTTATGGAAAATGTAGCTGGTGGACTTGTAAATATGTTACCTGCTATAATCTTCTTAGTTGGTTGTGGACTTGCCTTTGCAACTGGTACATCTTGGGGTACTTTTGGAATATTGATTCCAATAGTTGTTGCTGTATTTGAAAATGATCCACAGATGATGATTATTTCAATCTCAGCTTGTATGGCTGGAGCTGTGTGTGGAGATCACTGCTCTCCTATTTCAGATACGACTATAATGGCTTCTGCTGGTTCTCAATGTAACCACGTTGCCCATGTATATACACAGCTACCTTATGCACTCAGTGTAGCAGCAATATCTTTCGTATCATATGTTATTATTGGTTATACTAAATCTTGGTTAATAGCTTTTCCTGTTGGAGTCATTGGAGTTATTACCCTACTTCTTTTAGCTAGAAAAAGAGCTAAAAATTAA
- a CDS encoding methionine/alanine import family NSS transporter small subunit, translated as MNISAIVMMVFGCFVVWGGLLMSIGITLKKENKRD; from the coding sequence GTGAATATAAGTGCAATAGTGATGATGGTATTTGGTTGTTTTGTAGTATGGGGTGGACTATTGATGTCCATTGGTATAACTTTAAAAAAAGAGAATAAAAGAGATTAA